In Gossypium raimondii isolate GPD5lz chromosome 12, ASM2569854v1, whole genome shotgun sequence, a single window of DNA contains:
- the LOC105764573 gene encoding transcription factor TCP12, whose product MFPSSNSYNPCPSTIHAMPGNSISADQHPADSSLEDHPPPFFNFPASFFDDDDDDGLLMSHLLSQAQQQILGSSSNTAPPDSEINAAPPIKETKKVPPNRKRSSSNGAKQGIPRKRTGKKDRHSKIYTAHGPRDRRMRLSLQIARKFFDLQDMLGFDKASKTIEWLFSKSKAAIKELTENLPALKHRCSEGGKSVSSTSESEVVSAAKECQDNMGDQQGIIASGEAMRSTTTARVTKERKSRKVSFNHIVARESRDKARARARERTREKMRMRDLEKTNKCSDESNPNELEELQSSSPLEIGENSGPSTETNYSLKVVTEKPHRNTADSDSIEHQMDFVSTVEKFLGITRSSSMFNYSNNIADSREENSAENCPVFSGNWGMNNERIHYSYCAMTNIKDSTGITQEQNPSIIFMTDPNEQEQKFSSSFMSNSNTQAENSTTNLIANSYAKMMNHNSDLTNPSNAHEGRNPTSILMSSSHIGLHSDYHENPAVASKFHHFYL is encoded by the coding sequence ATGTTTCCTTCCAGCAACAGTTACAACCCTTGTCCCTCGACCATCCATGCCATGCCTGGAAACTCTATTTCAGCTGATCAACACCCAGCAGACTCTTCACTGGAGGATCACCCCCCTcctttttttaactttcctGCATCTTTTTTTGACGATGACGATGATGATGGGTTGCTTATGAGTCACCTTTTATCCCAAGCACAGCAACAAATCTTGGGGTCCAGTAGCAACACGGCACCACCGGATTCCGAGATTAATGCAGCTCCTCCAATAAAGGAGACCAAAAAGGTGCCGCCCAACCGGAAGAGAAGTAGTAGCAACGGTGCAAAGCAGGGGATTCCTCGAAAGAGAACCGGAAAGAAAGACAGGCACAGCAAGATCTATACAGCTCATGGTCCAAGAGATCGGCGAATGAGATTGTCACTTCAAATTGCCCGTAAGTTTTTTGATCTTCAGGACATGCTAGGCTTCGACAAAGCAAGCAAAACTATTGAATGGCTCTTCTCTAAATCCAAGGCTGCTATCAAGGAACTCACGGAAAACCTCCCAGCACTGAAGCACAGATGCAGTGAGGGAGGAAAGAGCGTGTCATCTACCTCTGAAAGCGAAGTAGTGTCGGCAGCCAAAGAGTGTCAAGACAATATGGGAGACCAGCAAGGTATTATAGCAAGTGGAGAAGCCATGAGAAGTACGACTACAGCTAGAgtgacaaaggaaagaaaatcacGTAAAGTTTCATTCAATCATATTGTTGCAAGAGAATCCAGGGACAAGGCAAGAGCAAGAGCAAGGGAGAGAAcaagagagaaaatgaggaTGAGAGATcttgaaaaaacaaataaatgttcAGATGAGTCCAACCCTAATGAATTGGAAGAATTGCAGTCCTCGAGTCCTCTTGAAATTGGCGAAAATTCGGGCCCCTCTACTGAAACAAACTATAGTCTCAAGGTTGTGACAGAAAAACCCCACCGTAATACTGCGGACTCGGACTCGATAGAACATCAAATGGATTTTGTAAGCACCGTTGAGAAATTCCTGGGCATCACAAGATCGTCATCCATGTTTAATTACTCAAACAACATTGCAGACTCAAGGGAAGAAAACTCAGCGGAAAACTGTCCAGTATTTTCAGGAAATTGGGGCATGAACAATGAGAGGATCCATTACAGTTACTGTGCGATGACAAACATCAAGGATTCAACAGGTATTACCCAAGAACAAAACCCTAGTATAATTTTCATGACGGACCCTAATGAGCAAGAGCAAAAGTTTAGTTCAAGTTTTATGTCCAACTCAAATACTCAAGCGGAAAATTCTACCACCAATCTCATTGCCAACTCATATGCAAAAATGATGAACCATAATTCAGACTTGACGAACCCCTCAAATGCCCATGAAGGAAGAAACCCTACTTCAATTCTCATGTCCTCCTCGCACATTGGCTTGCATTCAGATTACCACGAAAATCCCGCTGTTGCCAGTAAATTCCACCATTTTTACTTAtga